The proteins below come from a single Papaver somniferum cultivar HN1 chromosome 11, ASM357369v1, whole genome shotgun sequence genomic window:
- the LOC113320931 gene encoding 60S acidic ribosomal protein P1-like: MSTSGELACTYAIMILHDDGIPITAEKIATLVKKANVQCESYWPGLFAKFTEKKNVEDLITNVSATVGSGAAAVAVSASAGGGAKAVEAPAAEEKKKKEEEKEESDDDGMIMNLFD, translated from the exons ATGTCTACCAGTGGAGAACTCGCTTGCACTTACGCCATCATGATTCTTCACGATGACGGAATTCCCATCACT GCTGAAAAGATTGCAACTTTGGTAAAGAAGGCCAATGTCCAATGTGAGTCTTACTGGCCTGGCCTCTTTGCGAAGTTTACTGAGAAGAAGAACGTTGAAGACTTGATCACCAACGTTAGTGCTACTGTTGGTAGTGGTGCTGCTGCCGTTGCTGTTTCTGCTTCCGCAGGTGGTGGTGCAAAAGCTGTTGAAGCTCCTGCTgccgaggagaagaagaagaaggaggaagagaaagaagagagCGATGACGACGGTATGATTATGAATCTCTTCGACTAG